One stretch of Alcaligenes aquatilis DNA includes these proteins:
- a CDS encoding MHYT domain-containing protein, translating to MRILDQFFISADQMAPFLVGSYNSGLVILSLLVAIFSSGMALQTAHIARMADLRLHRQIAICTGAIALGGGIWTMHFIGMLAFELCTSVHYDPAITMLSVLPSVGASWVALQILSQARVQRSHLIMGGILVGLGIGTMHYSGMAAMRMAPALRYEPVTFFLSVVLAVVLATVALWIRFRLHRTRLTLLQRVVISGIVLGLAISGMHYTGMAAARFIGQTTPPDDMIIFNSTFASMVLSTFTITVTVLVTAANGLLRYRQLFLKMEESESHNRAIVDTAIDGIITINSNGTILDFNHSAERLFGWKAGEVLGRNVNMLMPEPDRSRHDSYLSNYLRSNDPKIIGVGRDVTGLRKDGSLMPMRLAVGKVRQPGEPLFVGFVTDMSRYNALTESLRQSAEKAEQAAQAKSAFLANMSHEIRTPLNAIIGFSDLMLNGQLNAQQNKHLSIINQSARSLLALLNDILDTTKLERGSVELEQVDFSLLDLCKQIEASLRLAADAKNLEFRLNYAPELRLFYKGDPLRIQQVLNNLIGNAIKFTQSGAVHVDVTPEPGRNAVCIRVTDTGIGMTPDQLRDVFTPFTQADVSISRRFGGTGLGVSIARQLVDLMGGTLEVQSTLGVGSVFEVRIPLEPGQEPSMSPEDDHLPKLPALRILVADDVSLNQELLTLALEQHGHSVVAADNGHKVLELLSKEDFDVALLDVHMPELDGLETARRWREQERREARLPLPLIALTASVMECDRRATEEAGMNGFATKPLNLPALLQEIARVMGLTPAVPKEHHAEPQHSSLIDWETGVSLWGSPVRLRRALLSFLSDLQTRYPLDEIKQASPNWEVVLSSLHGIRGTSGNLGLPQVCALSAELEEKVRHGQTRQMRGRIAQLQEMFSRIAHELSQDGAPASSSEPQHVVVPPTDLVLNHLHTLHNSVLLNELDEPSLQVICQYLESTGQTDTLNNLNKTIDVFDFVQASIILSALIKDLDASLAEDTPRHE from the coding sequence ATGCGGATACTCGACCAGTTCTTCATCAGTGCAGACCAAATGGCTCCCTTTTTAGTTGGCAGCTATAACAGTGGACTGGTCATCCTGTCCCTGCTGGTTGCCATCTTCTCTTCGGGCATGGCCTTGCAAACGGCCCATATTGCCCGCATGGCGGATTTAAGGCTGCATCGTCAGATCGCCATTTGCACGGGTGCCATTGCCTTGGGCGGCGGCATCTGGACCATGCACTTTATTGGCATGCTGGCCTTTGAACTCTGTACCAGCGTGCATTACGACCCGGCCATCACCATGCTGTCGGTTCTGCCCAGCGTAGGGGCATCCTGGGTGGCGCTGCAAATCCTCTCGCAAGCCCGAGTCCAGCGTTCGCATCTGATCATGGGCGGCATCTTGGTGGGTCTGGGCATTGGCACCATGCACTACAGCGGCATGGCTGCCATGCGTATGGCGCCGGCGTTGCGCTATGAACCTGTTACCTTCTTCTTGTCGGTTGTGCTGGCGGTGGTACTGGCCACCGTGGCCTTGTGGATACGCTTTCGCCTGCATCGCACCCGTCTGACCTTGCTGCAGCGTGTGGTGATCAGCGGCATTGTGCTGGGCTTGGCCATCTCCGGCATGCACTACACCGGCATGGCCGCTGCCCGTTTCATTGGCCAGACCACGCCCCCCGATGACATGATCATCTTCAACAGCACCTTTGCGTCCATGGTGCTCTCCACGTTCACTATTACCGTGACCGTGCTGGTAACCGCGGCCAATGGTCTGCTGCGCTATCGCCAACTGTTTTTGAAGATGGAGGAAAGTGAATCGCACAACCGGGCCATTGTGGATACGGCGATTGACGGCATTATTACCATCAACAGCAACGGGACCATTCTGGATTTCAACCATTCGGCAGAACGCCTGTTTGGATGGAAAGCCGGGGAGGTGCTCGGTCGCAATGTGAATATGCTGATGCCCGAGCCAGACCGCTCGCGCCATGACAGCTATCTGTCCAATTACTTGCGCAGTAATGACCCCAAAATCATTGGCGTCGGTCGGGATGTGACCGGACTGCGTAAAGATGGCAGCTTGATGCCGATGCGCTTGGCCGTCGGCAAGGTTCGCCAGCCCGGTGAGCCGCTGTTTGTCGGCTTTGTCACGGATATGAGCCGCTATAACGCGCTGACCGAATCCTTGCGTCAAAGCGCCGAAAAAGCCGAGCAGGCCGCTCAGGCCAAGAGTGCCTTTCTAGCCAATATGAGCCATGAAATCCGCACCCCATTGAACGCGATTATTGGTTTTAGTGACTTGATGCTGAACGGTCAGCTCAATGCACAACAGAACAAGCACCTGAGCATCATCAATCAGTCCGCCCGCTCTTTGCTGGCCTTGCTCAACGATATTTTGGACACGACCAAGCTGGAGCGTGGCTCGGTAGAGCTGGAGCAGGTCGACTTTTCCCTGCTTGACTTGTGCAAGCAGATTGAGGCCTCGCTGCGTTTGGCTGCGGATGCCAAGAACCTGGAATTCCGTCTGAATTATGCGCCCGAGCTGCGTCTCTTTTATAAAGGAGACCCCTTGCGTATTCAGCAGGTGCTGAACAACCTGATCGGCAATGCCATCAAGTTCACGCAAAGCGGCGCAGTACACGTCGATGTGACCCCTGAACCTGGGCGCAATGCCGTCTGCATCCGCGTCACCGATACGGGTATCGGCATGACCCCCGATCAGTTGCGTGATGTCTTTACCCCCTTTACGCAGGCCGATGTGTCCATCAGCCGCCGCTTTGGTGGTACGGGCCTGGGTGTGTCCATTGCCCGCCAGTTGGTCGACCTGATGGGCGGCACGCTGGAAGTCCAAAGTACCTTGGGCGTGGGCAGTGTATTCGAGGTCCGCATTCCACTGGAGCCCGGTCAAGAGCCCAGCATGAGCCCGGAGGATGATCACCTGCCCAAACTGCCTGCGCTGCGCATCCTCGTGGCCGATGACGTCAGCCTGAATCAGGAACTGTTGACTCTGGCCCTGGAGCAGCACGGACATTCTGTTGTGGCAGCCGATAATGGCCACAAGGTGTTGGAGCTGCTCTCCAAGGAAGACTTTGATGTGGCTTTGCTCGATGTGCATATGCCCGAGCTGGACGGCCTGGAAACCGCCCGCCGCTGGCGCGAACAGGAACGCCGCGAAGCACGCCTGCCCTTACCTTTGATTGCGCTGACCGCCAGCGTCATGGAGTGCGATCGCCGCGCCACCGAAGAAGCCGGGATGAACGGTTTTGCCACCAAACCGCTGAACCTGCCCGCTTTGTTGCAGGAAATTGCACGGGTCATGGGTTTAACCCCCGCCGTCCCCAAAGAGCATCACGCCGAACCACAACACAGCAGCCTGATCGATTGGGAAACGGGCGTGAGCCTGTGGGGCTCGCCCGTACGTCTGCGCCGCGCCCTGCTCAGTTTCCTATCAGACCTGCAGACCCGTTACCCGCTTGATGAAATCAAGCAAGCCTCACCGAACTGGGAAGTGGTGCTGAGCAGCTTGCACGGCATTCGCGGCACCTCGGGCAATCTGGGCCTGCCACAGGTTTGTGCACTTAGCGCCGAACTGGAAGAAAAAGTTCGTCATGGCCAGACGCGCCAGATGCGTGGCCGCATTGCGCAACTGCAGGAAATGTTCAGTCGCATCGCCCACGAATTAAGCCAGGATGGCGCCCCAGCGTCCTCTTCTGAGCCACAGCACGTCGTGGTTCCCCCCACCGATCTCGTCTTGAACCATCTTCATACCCTGCATAACAGCGTCTTGCTCAATGAGCTTGATGAGCCTTCTTTACAGGTGATTTGCCAGTATCTGGAAAGCACAGGGCAAACCGATACCCTGAATAATCTCAATAAAACTATCGACGTATTCGACTTCGTTCAGGCCAGCATCATCTTGTCTGCGTTAATCAAAGACCTGGATGCCAGCTTGGCTGAAGATACGCCACGCCATGAATGA
- the mgtE gene encoding magnesium transporter produces the protein MSLPPSTDLLGPQTPVADIALALNELERRPALQAAQELDNQRLQALLEIPELRWASAIVLELSSPERLPVLETLAEDRMADLLQDLDHEDQEQILSRLSQATRTSIMRLMHYPADTAGGIMTTEFLQVPMSWNVAQTLQHIREVESTRETVYAIYVVNDKQQLQFVVPLRKLVCADPQAALTELWSGDSPIAVQALTDKEAVAQLIRRHDFLAIPVVDETQAIIGIVTVDDVIDALMDEAAEDMNRFGGAEHIGKPYLQAGFSTMIRKRGGWLAILFLGEMLTASAMQYYEIQLEKAVVLAMFIPLIMSSGGNSGSQATSLLIRGLALGEVRVQDWWRVLLRELPVGLVLGTMLGAIGFVRIEVWQHLGLYDYGEHSLLIGLTIWMALVGIVTFGSCIGSMLPFILQRVGFDPASASAPLVATLVDVLGLVIYFSVAALLLTGTLL, from the coding sequence ATGTCCCTGCCCCCCTCAACTGATTTACTAGGCCCTCAGACCCCTGTTGCCGACATTGCTCTGGCCCTGAACGAGCTGGAACGGCGCCCGGCCCTGCAAGCTGCCCAAGAGCTGGATAACCAGCGCTTACAAGCCTTGCTGGAGATACCGGAGCTGCGTTGGGCCAGTGCCATTGTGTTGGAGCTAAGCAGCCCCGAGCGCCTGCCGGTGCTGGAAACACTGGCCGAAGACCGTATGGCCGACTTGCTACAGGATCTGGACCACGAGGACCAAGAGCAGATTCTGAGCCGCCTGAGCCAAGCTACCCGCACCTCCATCATGCGACTGATGCACTATCCGGCCGATACCGCCGGCGGCATCATGACCACCGAGTTTCTGCAAGTGCCCATGAGCTGGAACGTCGCCCAGACCCTGCAGCATATCCGCGAAGTAGAAAGCACTCGCGAGACGGTCTACGCCATCTATGTCGTTAACGACAAACAGCAACTGCAATTTGTCGTTCCCTTGCGCAAACTGGTGTGCGCCGACCCGCAAGCCGCCTTGACTGAACTGTGGAGTGGCGACAGTCCTATCGCCGTGCAGGCGCTGACCGATAAAGAAGCCGTTGCCCAACTGATACGCCGTCACGACTTTCTGGCCATCCCGGTCGTGGACGAGACCCAGGCCATCATCGGCATTGTGACGGTGGACGACGTCATTGACGCCCTCATGGACGAAGCCGCGGAGGACATGAACCGCTTCGGGGGGGCCGAACATATTGGCAAACCTTATTTGCAGGCCGGCTTTAGCACCATGATCCGCAAGCGTGGAGGATGGCTGGCCATTCTGTTTTTGGGTGAAATGCTGACTGCCAGTGCCATGCAGTATTACGAGATACAACTGGAAAAAGCTGTGGTCCTGGCCATGTTCATTCCCTTGATCATGAGCTCGGGCGGTAACTCCGGCTCGCAGGCCACGTCCCTGCTGATTCGCGGTCTGGCCCTGGGCGAAGTCCGGGTACAGGACTGGTGGCGTGTGTTACTACGCGAACTGCCGGTGGGCCTGGTACTGGGCACCATGCTGGGGGCGATTGGCTTTGTTCGTATTGAAGTCTGGCAGCACCTGGGGCTATACGACTACGGCGAACATTCCTTACTGATCGGTTTGACGATCTGGATGGCCTTGGTCGGGATTGTCACCTTCGGATCCTGCATCGGCTCTATGCTGCCCTTCATTTTGCAACGCGTCGGTTTTGACCCGGCCAGTGCCTCGGCACCGTTGGTGGCCACTTTGGTGGACGTGCTCGGTTTGGTCATTTATTTCTCCGTCGCTGCACTGCTATTGACCGGAACATTGCTCTAG
- the nhaA gene encoding Na+/H+ antiporter NhaA → MSHPSSGTPLPRAHVVTRQLQAQLQRLLHIEALGGVVLLLAATVALIWANSSFSDSYSALWHTQVTLELGPWRFSQDLHFWVNDILMTLFFLVVGMEIRREIHDGALSDWRSAMLPICAALAAITLPALIYAAMNPDPKVLMGWAIPTATDIAFAVGVLALLGRSLPPSLRIFLLALAIIDDLIAILIIAFFYSGGLDYSAFLIAGVGIVAVLGLQKMGIGSAWAYVVPGAILWFGMLKTGAHPTLAGVVLGMMSPVRALPLPRKARHLNLELATKLESQHDTHEIMYTLQKMQLAQREILPPVQRIPALLHPWVAFIIMPVFALANAGVSLNGLDLNAAGAQSALFGVAIALIVGKPLGVLLGTWLPVRLGLCTLPAGMNWSGVALIGLLAGIGFTMSIFVANLAFAEPVLLDAAKLGVLCGSLASAILGLVWGLIVRRRYQRSASEAAYSRA, encoded by the coding sequence ATGTCCCACCCCTCCTCCGGTACGCCCTTACCGCGTGCCCATGTCGTAACCCGCCAGCTTCAAGCGCAATTACAGCGGCTTTTGCATATCGAAGCCCTGGGCGGGGTTGTCTTATTGCTGGCCGCTACCGTGGCTTTGATCTGGGCCAACTCCTCATTTTCCGATAGCTATTCAGCCCTCTGGCACACACAAGTGACTTTGGAGCTGGGCCCATGGCGTTTCTCGCAAGATCTGCATTTTTGGGTCAACGACATTTTGATGACCCTGTTTTTCCTGGTTGTCGGGATGGAGATTCGTCGCGAGATCCATGACGGGGCCCTGTCTGATTGGCGCTCGGCCATGCTGCCTATCTGTGCCGCCCTGGCTGCCATTACCCTGCCCGCGCTGATCTATGCGGCCATGAACCCCGATCCAAAAGTGTTGATGGGCTGGGCCATTCCTACGGCTACCGATATTGCGTTTGCCGTTGGCGTATTGGCGTTGCTGGGCCGTTCCCTGCCCCCCAGCTTGCGGATATTTTTGCTGGCACTGGCCATTATTGATGACCTGATTGCCATCCTAATCATTGCCTTCTTTTACTCTGGCGGACTGGACTACAGCGCCTTTCTAATTGCCGGTGTTGGCATTGTGGCTGTTCTGGGTCTGCAAAAAATGGGCATCGGTTCGGCTTGGGCCTACGTCGTTCCCGGCGCCATTCTATGGTTTGGCATGCTCAAAACCGGTGCTCACCCGACCTTGGCCGGTGTGGTCCTGGGCATGATGAGCCCGGTACGTGCCCTGCCCCTGCCACGCAAGGCACGACACCTGAATCTGGAGCTGGCAACCAAGCTGGAAAGCCAGCACGATACCCATGAAATCATGTATACCCTGCAAAAAATGCAGTTAGCCCAGCGTGAAATCCTGCCTCCGGTCCAGCGCATTCCCGCGTTGCTGCACCCATGGGTGGCATTTATCATCATGCCTGTGTTTGCCCTGGCCAATGCCGGGGTCAGCCTCAATGGTCTGGACCTGAATGCCGCCGGCGCGCAAAGTGCCCTGTTTGGCGTGGCTATTGCCTTGATAGTGGGTAAACCCTTGGGGGTCTTGCTAGGCACCTGGCTACCCGTGCGCCTGGGCCTGTGCACCCTGCCGGCTGGCATGAATTGGTCCGGTGTCGCCTTGATCGGTTTGCTGGCTGGTATCGGCTTTACCATGTCCATCTTTGTCGCAAACCTGGCCTTTGCCGAGCCTGTTTTGCTGGATGCAGCCAAGTTGGGCGTACTCTGCGGCTCCCTGGCCTCGGCCATCCTGGGGTTGGTATGGGGCTTGATCGTACGCCGTCGTTATCAACGCTCTGCGTCTGAAGCGGCGTATAGCCGAGCATAA
- the dtd gene encoding D-aminoacyl-tRNA deacylase — protein sequence MIALIQRVRQAQVDIENQTVAKIGAGMAVLVCAEHGDTSEQARRLLDKLLALRIFSDQQGKMNLNLLQAGGQLLLVSQFTLAADTRKGNRPGFSRAAPPALSQPLFDELVSMARTRLPDTQCGVFGADMQLSLTNDGPVTIPLHIAPDTASS from the coding sequence ATGATTGCCTTGATTCAACGGGTACGTCAGGCCCAAGTCGATATTGAAAACCAAACCGTTGCAAAGATTGGGGCTGGCATGGCCGTGCTGGTCTGTGCTGAACACGGTGATACCAGCGAGCAAGCCAGACGTTTGCTGGACAAGCTATTAGCCCTGCGCATTTTTTCCGATCAACAGGGCAAGATGAATCTGAACCTGTTGCAAGCGGGTGGCCAGCTTTTGCTGGTCAGCCAATTTACCTTGGCTGCAGACACGCGCAAGGGTAATCGCCCCGGTTTCAGCCGTGCGGCGCCCCCTGCCCTTAGCCAACCCCTGTTTGATGAACTGGTGTCCATGGCCCGCACCCGCCTTCCTGATACACAGTGCGGCGTGTTTGGTGCCGATATGCAATTGAGTCTGACCAACGATGGCCCAGTCACTATTCCCCTGCATATCGCTCCTGACACTGCCTCAAGCTGA
- a CDS encoding DMT family transporter yields MTPVSLAYLHLFVAIIFEIIATSLLQRSEQFTLVVPSVLTVLFYAGAFYFLSLSLRVMPVGVAYAIWSGVGIVLISLIGWVLFKQKLDLAAMIGIAFIVVGVLIVNLFSKAVGH; encoded by the coding sequence ATGACTCCTGTAAGCCTGGCCTACCTGCATTTATTCGTCGCGATTATCTTCGAGATCATTGCCACCAGCTTGTTGCAACGCTCTGAGCAGTTCACCCTTGTCGTACCCAGCGTATTGACTGTGCTGTTTTATGCAGGCGCGTTTTATTTTTTGTCGCTTAGCCTGCGCGTCATGCCTGTTGGCGTGGCGTATGCCATCTGGAGTGGTGTAGGCATTGTGCTGATTTCGCTGATCGGCTGGGTGCTTTTCAAGCAGAAACTGGATTTGGCCGCTATGATCGGTATCGCCTTTATTGTGGTGGGCGTACTGATTGTGAATCTGTTCTCCAAAGCTGTCGGCCACTGA
- a CDS encoding DedA family protein yields the protein MLSTLSNFAEQATALISAHPQWVAPAVFALCLVESLPFLALIIPGTAILLSVGALVGAGEMDLLPVWLAVTLGAGIGNAISFYLGQRYGGNLFHFEWARKRLHLYAKAQAFFARWGWFSIVACRFVGPLRSTVPLIAGTCAMSPVSFHISSWASAALWASVLLLPGWFSFQP from the coding sequence ATGCTAAGTACTTTAAGCAATTTTGCCGAACAAGCCACAGCGCTGATCAGCGCGCACCCTCAATGGGTTGCGCCTGCCGTATTTGCGCTGTGCCTGGTTGAGTCTCTGCCCTTTTTGGCGCTCATCATTCCAGGTACCGCTATCCTTTTATCTGTCGGTGCGCTGGTTGGCGCTGGCGAAATGGATTTGCTGCCCGTCTGGCTGGCCGTCACGCTGGGCGCAGGCATCGGCAATGCCATCTCCTTTTATCTGGGCCAGCGCTACGGCGGTAATCTGTTCCATTTCGAATGGGCGCGCAAACGTTTGCACCTGTATGCAAAAGCACAGGCGTTTTTTGCTCGCTGGGGGTGGTTCAGTATCGTAGCCTGTCGTTTTGTGGGCCCTTTGCGCTCGACGGTTCCATTAATTGCGGGCACCTGCGCCATGTCACCCGTCAGCTTTCATATCTCCTCCTGGGCTTCAGCCGCTTTATGGGCCAGCGTCCTGCTGCTGCCTGGCTGGTTCAGTTTTCAACCTTGA
- a CDS encoding GNAT family N-acetyltransferase encodes MSQPSKPEQVQQIHGSSLPMALLLEADPSTSLIERYRDTPHAWCIRDQQHIVAAAILQRNNAQDWELMNMAVLPSHQGQGLGHTLLSAVIDYVRQQGGQTLFVGTGTIGYPLFFYQRAGFRIVAIEPDYFLHHYDEALFEDGLQHKDRLILSFPLN; translated from the coding sequence ATGAGCCAGCCCAGTAAGCCGGAACAAGTGCAACAGATTCATGGTTCCAGCCTACCCATGGCTTTACTCCTGGAGGCTGACCCCAGCACAAGCCTGATTGAACGCTACAGGGACACGCCGCACGCCTGGTGCATCCGGGATCAGCAACACATTGTGGCCGCAGCGATTTTGCAGCGCAACAATGCCCAGGACTGGGAACTGATGAACATGGCTGTTTTGCCCTCGCATCAAGGTCAGGGACTGGGTCACACGCTGCTGTCAGCCGTGATTGATTATGTGCGCCAACAAGGTGGACAGACCTTGTTTGTCGGCACCGGCACAATAGGCTACCCGCTGTTTTTCTATCAACGCGCCGGTTTTCGGATTGTGGCGATTGAACCCGATTACTTCCTGCACCATTACGACGAAGCGCTGTTTGAGGACGGTTTGCAGCACAAAGACCGCCTGATTCTGAGTTTCCCCCTGAACTAA
- a CDS encoding YchJ family protein, whose product MQAPDAVTLMRSRYCAFVRDDLDYLLATWHCSTRPHSLEPNPQGLQWLGLDVRRHERVSDTEAIVEFVARNRLHGRANRLHEISRFVLEQGQWFYVDGDFS is encoded by the coding sequence TTGCAAGCTCCCGATGCCGTCACGTTGATGCGTTCACGCTACTGCGCGTTTGTACGCGACGATCTGGACTACCTTCTGGCCACTTGGCATTGCTCCACCCGCCCTCATTCACTGGAACCCAATCCACAGGGTTTGCAATGGCTGGGCCTGGACGTGCGACGCCATGAGCGTGTTTCCGACACAGAGGCGATTGTAGAGTTTGTGGCACGCAACCGTTTGCATGGCCGGGCCAATCGTCTGCATGAAATCAGCCGTTTTGTCCTTGAGCAAGGCCAGTGGTTTTACGTGGACGGGGATTTTTCATGA
- a CDS encoding M48 family metallopeptidase yields the protein MTFRMGALAAMLAVAGLTAGCQTMDVGGLVGAGSKAVQAFSLSDQEVVALSDQSCKQMDAENKVASANSKYNKRLQRVVKPLTKQLNGQTPNFKVYQTQEVNAWAMANGCIRVYAGLMDKMNDDELRGVIGHEMGHVELGHSKKAMQTAYGLSAARDAAAATGNSVVTQLNSSQLGELSEAFLNAQFSQSQESAADDYSFDLLTERKLKTQGLVSAFEKLAALDGGESSVMSSHPGSKERAQRMQQRIDAAK from the coding sequence ATGACTTTTCGTATGGGTGCGTTGGCTGCCATGTTGGCCGTCGCTGGCCTGACCGCAGGCTGTCAGACTATGGATGTGGGTGGCTTGGTGGGTGCTGGCAGCAAGGCTGTTCAGGCTTTCAGCTTGTCTGATCAGGAAGTGGTCGCTTTGTCTGATCAATCCTGCAAGCAGATGGACGCTGAAAACAAAGTGGCCAGCGCCAACAGCAAATACAACAAACGCCTGCAACGTGTCGTGAAACCATTGACGAAACAGTTGAACGGCCAAACACCAAACTTCAAGGTTTACCAGACTCAGGAAGTCAACGCCTGGGCCATGGCTAACGGTTGTATCCGTGTTTACGCCGGCCTGATGGACAAGATGAACGACGACGAGTTGCGCGGCGTGATCGGTCACGAAATGGGTCATGTTGAGCTGGGCCACAGCAAGAAAGCCATGCAAACCGCCTACGGTCTGTCCGCCGCTCGTGATGCGGCCGCCGCGACTGGTAACAGTGTGGTGACTCAGTTGAACTCCAGCCAATTGGGCGAGCTGTCCGAAGCATTTCTGAATGCTCAGTTCTCGCAATCGCAAGAGTCCGCTGCTGATGACTACTCCTTTGACCTGCTGACCGAGCGCAAGCTCAAGACGCAAGGCCTGGTCTCTGCCTTTGAAAAATTGGCAGCCTTGGACGGCGGCGAGAGCAGCGTGATGAGCTCGCACCCCGGCTCCAAAGAGCGCGCCCAGCGCATGCAACAGCGTATCGACGCGGCTAAATAA
- a CDS encoding DUF4440 domain-containing protein, which translates to MSKKIMVLLGTLVLAGCAAHTQGERGPGAQMTQNCAPIDESGVAALFERWNQSLQTGKPDVVAKNYAERSILLPTLSGVNRVSTAEKVDYFEHFLAAKPQGKVTDRQITLGCNMAVDSGLYTFHMGSSGKDVGARYTYTYQWNGQDWLIVSHHSSLSPVDK; encoded by the coding sequence ATGAGTAAGAAAATCATGGTGTTGCTGGGAACACTGGTACTGGCTGGGTGTGCGGCTCACACCCAGGGCGAACGTGGTCCGGGCGCCCAAATGACACAGAACTGTGCACCGATAGATGAGTCAGGCGTTGCCGCTTTGTTTGAACGTTGGAACCAGTCTCTACAAACTGGCAAGCCTGACGTTGTTGCTAAGAACTATGCAGAGCGTTCGATTCTGTTGCCCACACTGTCTGGAGTAAACCGCGTTAGCACGGCAGAAAAAGTAGACTACTTTGAACATTTTCTGGCCGCCAAACCGCAAGGCAAGGTAACGGACAGACAAATCACCCTGGGCTGCAATATGGCCGTGGACTCGGGCCTGTACACGTTTCATATGGGCAGCAGCGGTAAAGACGTAGGCGCGCGTTATACCTATACGTATCAGTGGAACGGCCAGGACTGGCTCATCGTCAGCCACCACTCCTCACTTTCGCCTGTTGATAAATAA
- a CDS encoding LexA family protein, producing the protein MDIYSIRRRNLQRLIEDRAHGNAADFARSIGRTRAQLAQYLSSTYNGGRSIGERVARAIEKEVGLEAHSLDQQGYGYGAKRDFDSNVQNAMMGERRIPLLNYVQAGVFRDPGQNFTFEEVEYLLTDLCLSERSFALQIKGDSMLPDFKEGDRIIVDCELTPRPGDYVVAKNSEEEATFKKYRLLCIDEGGQEIFELVPLNEDYPSIRSDQHAIEIIGTMVEHRKYYRRS; encoded by the coding sequence ATGGATATTTACTCGATTCGCCGCAGAAACCTGCAACGCCTAATTGAAGACCGCGCTCACGGCAACGCGGCTGACTTTGCGCGCTCTATTGGGCGCACACGGGCGCAGTTGGCCCAGTACCTGTCATCCACCTACAACGGCGGGCGCAGCATTGGCGAACGAGTGGCGCGCGCCATAGAAAAAGAAGTGGGTCTGGAAGCACATAGCCTGGATCAACAAGGCTATGGCTATGGTGCCAAGCGTGATTTTGACTCCAACGTGCAAAACGCCATGATGGGCGAGCGGCGCATTCCCCTGCTCAACTATGTGCAGGCAGGTGTCTTTCGAGACCCGGGCCAGAACTTCACGTTTGAAGAGGTAGAGTATCTGCTGACAGATCTGTGCCTGTCCGAGCGCTCTTTTGCTCTGCAGATCAAGGGCGACTCCATGTTGCCGGACTTCAAGGAAGGCGACCGAATTATTGTTGATTGCGAGCTCACGCCCCGCCCCGGTGATTATGTCGTCGCCAAAAATAGTGAAGAAGAAGCCACTTTCAAGAAATACCGCCTCCTGTGCATTGATGAAGGCGGGCAAGAAATCTTTGAGCTGGTGCCGCTGAACGAAGACTACCCGTCCATTCGCAGCGACCAGCATGCCATTGAAATTATCGGCACCATGGTGGAACACCGGAAATACTATCGCCGGTCATAA
- a CDS encoding replication protein P gives MSSMSDFSNPWLLRHTKLEGISLMDHLYNRLNGIYPNKFRSNFRDKQAIEDWKQAWAEAFDEEGVSPTDVALGIKNCRRMFDWPPSLPEFLRACRPQLEPETAFFQAVRGMQARVRGEMGEWSHPAIYYAAISIGQFDLLNQAYTQLEQRWHKVLGDQLAKGQWPEIPSPRLALSSPQDREQGRREGQRRVRDLAQVISGDNNKDPRVWANRILAHPQERSLAVLKMAKAALGKE, from the coding sequence ATGTCATCGATGTCTGATTTTTCTAACCCCTGGCTGCTGCGTCACACCAAGCTGGAAGGCATCAGCCTGATGGACCATTTGTACAACCGGCTCAATGGCATTTATCCCAACAAATTCCGTTCCAACTTCCGCGACAAGCAAGCCATCGAAGACTGGAAGCAAGCCTGGGCCGAGGCCTTTGATGAAGAGGGCGTCTCGCCCACGGATGTGGCACTGGGCATCAAGAATTGTCGCCGCATGTTCGATTGGCCACCCAGCTTGCCGGAGTTCTTGCGGGCCTGCCGTCCTCAACTGGAACCAGAGACTGCCTTTTTTCAGGCCGTGCGTGGCATGCAGGCACGGGTGCGAGGAGAAATGGGCGAGTGGTCGCACCCGGCGATCTATTACGCGGCAATCAGTATCGGGCAGTTTGATTTGCTGAATCAGGCTTACACGCAGCTGGAGCAGCGTTGGCACAAAGTTCTGGGCGATCAACTGGCCAAAGGGCAATGGCCAGAAATCCCGTCGCCCCGATTGGCTTTGTCTTCACCACAAGACAGAGAGCAAGGCCGTCGGGAAGGACAGCGACGCGTACGCGATCTGGCCCAGGTCATTTCAGGCGACAACAACAAGGACCCGCGAGTTTGGGCGAACCGGATCTTGGCGCACCCCCAAGAGCGTTCTCTGGCGGTCCTGAAAATGGCTAAAGCCGCCTTGGGAAAGGAGTGA